A stretch of DNA from candidate division TA06 bacterium:
GGATTGTCAGCCAACCAGTCCAGTCGTTCGGTCTTCACCGCACCGCACCGTTTGCAGTCAACTCGTCGCACCTCAAACTCCAGGTACGTCCGTTTATCCCCGCAGGACAGGTCGCGAACCTGTCGGGTGGTGCGGTCATACCACGAATGGTGGACCTTCCCGCAGGTGCCGCACACCGTTTTTTTCCCCGGCGTTTCAGCCCAAGCATTACTGCCTGGGGATCACCGAATACTCCGCGCAGTCCTGCCGGGCGTAAGCCGGGGAAACGGTAGACGTCTTCCAATCGTTTGATCTTCTTCATACCGGAAGTTTACCATATTTTTACATTTGTTGCTATCAAAGAACTCGTTTACTGCCAACTACTTCAGCTCGCCACCAAGTTCGATTTTACCCACACTCATTGGAGAAGAGCTTAAGTTGGACGAGCACACGCTTAATTCGGCGCTGGACCCGGACGAGCAGTCCCGGCTGGAATTTGAGCCCGAGCATCTGGCCCTGATTCTAAAACGTCCCCAGAATTACTCGGCCCGGGAGGAATTTCTGTTCAAGGTATCATCATTCGGGCTGTTCCTGTTCAAAGACCGGCTGGCGGTGGTGGTCTCCGAGGATATTCCGCTATTTGAAGGCAAGATTTTCAACCGGGTGAGTTCCCTCAGCGACGCCGCCTTGAAACTGATCTACCGCTCCATTTACCATTTCGTAGAGCATTTGAAGATCATCAACATAGTCTCCGACTCCCTGGAATCCAAGATCAACTCCTCGATGGAAAACCGCTACCTTTTGAACCTGTTCACCCTGGAAAAAAGCCTGGTCTATTTTAACGCCATCAATTCCAATTCCATGGTGATTGAAAAGCTCAAATCCAACTCCACCAAAATCGGCTTTACCCCGGAGGAACACGAGTTTCTGGACGACATCACCATCGAGAACAACCAGTGTTATAAGCAGGCCGACATCTATTCCAACATCCTGGCCAGCCTGATGGACGCCCGGGTCTCCATAGTCTCCAACAACCTCAACGTGCTGATGAAGACCCTGAACATCATCACCATCGGGATAATGGTGCCCACCTTCGTGGTCAGCGCTTTTTCCATGAACGTCAAGATACCCATCCAAGAACATCCTTGGGCCTTCTGGATAATACTGGCCCTGGCCCTGGTCTCGGTGGCCGGGTTCATGATCTTCTGGCGTTTTAAAAAATGGTGATCTTCGGCAAGTAAATGTCTTTCATCAAGTCGTTAAAAGAGGGGTTGAACAAGACCCGACAGGGAGTACTGGGGCGGATCTCCGAACTGTTTACCGGGAAAAAAGCTCTGAGCGCTTCCGAATACGGGGAGCTGGAGGAGCTTTTGCTTTTGGCGGACGTCGGGCCCCAGGCCGCGGAAAAGCTGTTGGAGTCAGTGAAAACCGGAGACCAGGAACTGACAGCCATCGAACGGCTGAAGCGGAAGATGCTCGCCATGCTTGCCCTGAATT
This window harbors:
- a CDS encoding transposase family protein — protein: MCGTCGKVHHSWYDRTTRQVRDLSCGDKRTYLEFEVRRVDCKRCGAVKTERLDWLADNP
- a CDS encoding magnesium transporter CorA family protein — encoded protein: MDEHTLNSALDPDEQSRLEFEPEHLALILKRPQNYSAREEFLFKVSSFGLFLFKDRLAVVVSEDIPLFEGKIFNRVSSLSDAALKLIYRSIYHFVEHLKIINIVSDSLESKINSSMENRYLLNLFTLEKSLVYFNAINSNSMVIEKLKSNSTKIGFTPEEHEFLDDITIENNQCYKQADIYSNILASLMDARVSIVSNNLNVLMKTLNIITIGIMVPTFVVSAFSMNVKIPIQEHPWAFWIILALALVSVAGFMIFWRFKKW